A region of Channa argus isolate prfri chromosome 8, Channa argus male v1.0, whole genome shotgun sequence DNA encodes the following proteins:
- the pex11g gene encoding peroxisomal membrane protein 11C has translation MQQSLESLVRLLESYRGRDKVIRSVCYGSQLVGGILFRKAEADVSFHRLGKSLLLFSAQLSQCRTVLRLFDDLSMLAYSHSYGFGHGEEDSGVRWISVLTNVADQLYYPCEHIAWAADAELIKTKSDKWWLFSTVLWGTSLLLGILRSLRVLLLLRKKLKKCRRDGAQNSLSQLHRQMRVETLSIISSMADLSNAIHWMPPGFFWAGRFPNWLVGLMGTVSSLIGLMQMNVGDGDQSVNT, from the exons ATGCAACAGTCTCTAGAGTCTCTGGTCCGACTGCTGGAGTCCTACAGAGGAAGAGATAAAGTT ATCAGGTCGGTCTGTTATGGCTCCCAGCTTGTCGGAGGAATTCTTTTCCGTAAGGCAGAAGCAGATGTTTCCTTCCACCGTCTCGGGAAAAGTCTGCTTCTGTTTTCAGCTCAGCTTAGCCAATGCAGGACAGTGCTGAGGTTGTTTGATGACCTTTCCATGCTGGCCTATTCCCACAGCTATGGGTTTGGACATGGG gAGGAGGACTCAGGTGTACGCTGGATATCAGTGCTGACAAATGTGGCAGACCAGCTCTACTACCCCTGTGAACACATTGCATGGGCCGCTGACGCTGAGCTCATCAAAACGAAGTCTGATAAATGGTGGCTGTTCAGTACAGTGCTGTGGGGAACCTCACTGCTGCTGGGAATACTCAG gtcACTTCGGGTTTTGCTGCTACTGAGGAAGAAGCTTAAGAAATGTAGGAGAGACGGAGCTCAAAACAG TCTCTCTCAGCTTCACAGACAAATGCGAGTGGAGACTCTTTCCATTATCAGCAGCATGGCCGACCTCAGTAATGCCATTCACTGGATGCCACCGGGCTTCTTTTGGGCAGGTCGATTTCCAAACTGGCTGGTTGGATTGATGGGCACCGTCTCATCTCTGATTGGTTTAATGCAAATGAATGTCGGTGACGGTGACCAGTCAGTCAACACATAG
- the si:ch73-40i7.5 gene encoding amyloid-beta A4 precursor protein-binding family A member 3 isoform X2: protein MDSDICRADQPALPTSDTIFIDSASGTEVRRQIVPAPIGSDVEDLDSYNLIEPPPLDWRSDSSSEACSTDDLDDTSFPPSVDSMDKVSPGEPLILPMDVGDTVPQLNINQQELVKIHAEPSQQSKVEDGERVSELQGVGEDQKRVPFRDKDIVTEEEIENRRSGDEDHSRIHTLLSKLQLMGEESHPNHHTPTHHHNSIVSEQDASAPSLLTDDSAETTGLLFSESHQQHLLGLLQCTDLSATPHPTYLPHRGEVNAVVSVSYSQGDAERFWGHHGNGQQCQDRNDSPTSMPDDEYPEPVWMKLGEDPPDEEAAAESEESADDHPSYKDVPGPCDPDDLLEGVIFGAKYLGSTQIKSERNPSTNARMAQAQEAVDRIKAPEGESQPMTEVDLFISTQRIKVLTADTQEAMMDHALQMISYIADIGDIVVLMARRKRKGQDGDTSSNSSSSSSSGPTKKCLMICHVFSSEDAQIIAQAIGQAFGVAYQQFLQASGIKASDLRPGEYSDYLESQELYNGDLAHFSDSQNLRDVVITKAPGEILGLAVVESGWGSILPTVVVANLLHGGPAERCGDLSIGDRIMSVNGTSLVGLPITTCQNIIRICSLMRGGIAERGGIRVGHRIIEINGQSVVATPHEKIIQILTNAVGEIHLKTMPASTYRLLTGQEQPVFL from the exons ATGGACTCAGACATTTGCCGTGCTGATCAGCCAGCTTTGCCAACCTCAGACACCATATTTATTGATAGTGCCTCAGGGACTGAGGTCAGAAGACAGATTGTGCCAGCTCCAATTGGTTCAGATGTGGAAGATCTGGATTCCTACAACCTGATTGAGCCCCCTCCATTAGACTGGAGGTCTGACTCATCCAGTGAAGCGTGCTCAACAGATGACCTAGATGACACCAGCTTCCCTCCCTCTGTTGACAGCATGGACAAAGTGAGTCCAGGTGAACCACTAATATTACCTATGGATGTAGGCGACACAGTGCCTCAGCTCAACATCAACCAGCAGGAACTGGTAAAGATACATGCAGAGCCATCACAGCAGTCTAAGGTGGAGGATGGGGAGAGGGTTTCAGAATTACAAGGAGTTGGGGAAGACCAGAAAAGGGTACCCTTTAGGGATAAGGATATAGTCACTGAAGAGGAAATTGAAAACAGGAGATCAGGTGATGAAGATCACAGCCGTATCCACACCCTTCTCAGTAAACTTCAGCTTATGGGTGAAGAATCTCACCCTAATCATCATACACCAACTCACCATCACAACTCCATCGTGTCTGAGCAGGACGCATCTGCCCCTTCTCTATTAACAGATGACAGCGCTGAAACCACAGGGCTGCTGTTCTCTGAAAGCCACCAGCAACACTTGCTGGGGCTGCTGCAATGCACAGATCTTAGTGCCACACCACATCCCACCTATTTGCCCCACAGAGGGGAAGTGAATGCCGTAGTGTCTGTTTCCTACAGTCAGGGGGACGCTGAGAGATTCTGGGGTCATCATGGGAATGGTCAACAGTGCCAAGACAGGAACGACTCCCCCACCTCCATGCCTGATGATGAGTACCCTGAACCAGTGTGGATGAAGCTGGGCGAGGATCCTCCAGATGAAGAAGCTGCTGCAGAGAGCGAAGAG AGTGCTGATGACCATCCTTCATATAAAGATG TGCCTGGTCCGTGTGACCCTGATGACCTGTTGGAGGGGGTAATATTTGGTGCCAAGTACCTTGGCTCCACTCAGATCAAATCAGAGAGAAACCCGTCTACAAATGCTCGAATGGCCCAGGCTCAAGAGGCTGTGGACAGGATAAAG GCTCCAGAGGGAGAATCTCAGCCTATGACAGAGGTGGATCTGTTCATCTCCACACAGCGAATTAAAGTGCTCACTGCTGACACACAG GAAGCCATGATGGATCATGCTCTGCAGATGATCTCTTACATTGCAGACATTGGTGACATTGTAGTCTTGATGGCACGAAGAAAACGTAAAGGACAGGATGGTGACACATCATCcaactcttcttcttcatcctcctcgGGGCCTACGAAGAAGTGCTTAATGATCTGCCATGTCTTTTCCTCTGAAGAT GCCCAGATCATTGCTCAGGCAATCGGTCAGGCTTTCGGCGTGGCCTACCAGCAGTTTCTTCAGGCCAGTGGCATCAAAGCCAGCGATCTGAGACCTGGCGAGTACAGTGACTACTTGGAAAGTCAAGAGCTCTACAATGGAGACCTGGCCCACTTCTCTGACTCTCAGAACCTCAGAGAT GTTGTCATCACCAAGGCCCCTGGAGAGATCCTGGGGCTGGCAGTGGTTGAGTCGGGCTGGGGCTCCATCCTGCCCACTGTGGTTGTGGCCAATCTACTTCACGGAGGTCCGGCTGAGCGCTGCGGTGACCTCAGCATCGGTGACCGCATCATGTCTGTAAATGGCACCAGCCTGGTGGGTCTCCCCATCACCACCTGCCAGAACATAATTCGG ATCTGCAGTCTGATGCGTGGAGGTATAGCGGAAAGAGGAGGAATCCGAGTCGGGCACCGTATCATTGAAATCAACGGTCAGAGTGTGGTTGCCACACCACACGAAAAGATCATCCAGATCCTGACAAATGCTGTTGGAGAG ATTCATTTAAAGACAATGCCAGCTTCAACATATCGACTTCTAACAGGACAAGAGCAGCCAGTGTTTCTTTGA
- the si:ch73-40i7.5 gene encoding amyloid-beta A4 precursor protein-binding family A member 3 isoform X1, with product MDSDICRADQPALPTSDTIFIDSASGTEVRRQIVPAPIGSDVEDLDSYNLIEPPPLDWRSDSSSEACSTDDLDDTSFPPSVDSMDKVSPGEPLILPMDVGDTVPQLNINQQELVKIHAEPSQQSKVEDGERVSELQGVGEDQKRVPFRDKDIVTEEEIENRRSGDEDHSRIHTLLSKLQLMGEESHPNHHTPTHHHNSIVSEQDASAPSLLTDDSAETTGLLFSESHQQHLLGLLQCTDLSATPHPTYLPHRGEVNAVVSVSYSQGDAERFWGHHGNGQQCQDRNDSPTSMPDDEYPEPVWMKLGEDPPDEEAAAESEESADDHPSYKDVPGPCDPDDLLEGVIFGAKYLGSTQIKSERNPSTNARMAQAQEAVDRIKAPEGESQPMTEVDLFISTQRIKVLTADTQEAMMDHALQMISYIADIGDIVVLMARRKRKGQDGDTSSNSSSSSSSGPTKKCLMICHVFSSEDAQIIAQAIGQAFGVAYQQFLQASGIKASDLRPGEYSDYLESQELYNGDLAHFSDSQNLRDVVITKAPGEILGLAVVESGWGSILPTVVVANLLHGGPAERCGDLSIGDRIMSVNGTSLVGLPITTCQNIIRDLKSQKYVKLSIVHCPPVTMAIIRRPDPKFQLGFSVEDGIICSLMRGGIAERGGIRVGHRIIEINGQSVVATPHEKIIQILTNAVGEIHLKTMPASTYRLLTGQEQPVFL from the exons ATGGACTCAGACATTTGCCGTGCTGATCAGCCAGCTTTGCCAACCTCAGACACCATATTTATTGATAGTGCCTCAGGGACTGAGGTCAGAAGACAGATTGTGCCAGCTCCAATTGGTTCAGATGTGGAAGATCTGGATTCCTACAACCTGATTGAGCCCCCTCCATTAGACTGGAGGTCTGACTCATCCAGTGAAGCGTGCTCAACAGATGACCTAGATGACACCAGCTTCCCTCCCTCTGTTGACAGCATGGACAAAGTGAGTCCAGGTGAACCACTAATATTACCTATGGATGTAGGCGACACAGTGCCTCAGCTCAACATCAACCAGCAGGAACTGGTAAAGATACATGCAGAGCCATCACAGCAGTCTAAGGTGGAGGATGGGGAGAGGGTTTCAGAATTACAAGGAGTTGGGGAAGACCAGAAAAGGGTACCCTTTAGGGATAAGGATATAGTCACTGAAGAGGAAATTGAAAACAGGAGATCAGGTGATGAAGATCACAGCCGTATCCACACCCTTCTCAGTAAACTTCAGCTTATGGGTGAAGAATCTCACCCTAATCATCATACACCAACTCACCATCACAACTCCATCGTGTCTGAGCAGGACGCATCTGCCCCTTCTCTATTAACAGATGACAGCGCTGAAACCACAGGGCTGCTGTTCTCTGAAAGCCACCAGCAACACTTGCTGGGGCTGCTGCAATGCACAGATCTTAGTGCCACACCACATCCCACCTATTTGCCCCACAGAGGGGAAGTGAATGCCGTAGTGTCTGTTTCCTACAGTCAGGGGGACGCTGAGAGATTCTGGGGTCATCATGGGAATGGTCAACAGTGCCAAGACAGGAACGACTCCCCCACCTCCATGCCTGATGATGAGTACCCTGAACCAGTGTGGATGAAGCTGGGCGAGGATCCTCCAGATGAAGAAGCTGCTGCAGAGAGCGAAGAG AGTGCTGATGACCATCCTTCATATAAAGATG TGCCTGGTCCGTGTGACCCTGATGACCTGTTGGAGGGGGTAATATTTGGTGCCAAGTACCTTGGCTCCACTCAGATCAAATCAGAGAGAAACCCGTCTACAAATGCTCGAATGGCCCAGGCTCAAGAGGCTGTGGACAGGATAAAG GCTCCAGAGGGAGAATCTCAGCCTATGACAGAGGTGGATCTGTTCATCTCCACACAGCGAATTAAAGTGCTCACTGCTGACACACAG GAAGCCATGATGGATCATGCTCTGCAGATGATCTCTTACATTGCAGACATTGGTGACATTGTAGTCTTGATGGCACGAAGAAAACGTAAAGGACAGGATGGTGACACATCATCcaactcttcttcttcatcctcctcgGGGCCTACGAAGAAGTGCTTAATGATCTGCCATGTCTTTTCCTCTGAAGAT GCCCAGATCATTGCTCAGGCAATCGGTCAGGCTTTCGGCGTGGCCTACCAGCAGTTTCTTCAGGCCAGTGGCATCAAAGCCAGCGATCTGAGACCTGGCGAGTACAGTGACTACTTGGAAAGTCAAGAGCTCTACAATGGAGACCTGGCCCACTTCTCTGACTCTCAGAACCTCAGAGAT GTTGTCATCACCAAGGCCCCTGGAGAGATCCTGGGGCTGGCAGTGGTTGAGTCGGGCTGGGGCTCCATCCTGCCCACTGTGGTTGTGGCCAATCTACTTCACGGAGGTCCGGCTGAGCGCTGCGGTGACCTCAGCATCGGTGACCGCATCATGTCTGTAAATGGCACCAGCCTGGTGGGTCTCCCCATCACCACCTGCCAGAACATAATTCGG GACCTGAAGAGCCAAAAGTATGTGAAACTTAGCATCGTTCACTGCCCTCCTGTCACCATGGCGATTATCAGGCGGCCAGATCCCAAATTTCAGCTGGGCTTCAGTGTGGAGGATGGCATT ATCTGCAGTCTGATGCGTGGAGGTATAGCGGAAAGAGGAGGAATCCGAGTCGGGCACCGTATCATTGAAATCAACGGTCAGAGTGTGGTTGCCACACCACACGAAAAGATCATCCAGATCCTGACAAATGCTGTTGGAGAG ATTCATTTAAAGACAATGCCAGCTTCAACATATCGACTTCTAACAGGACAAGAGCAGCCAGTGTTTCTTTGA